One genomic region from Patescibacteria group bacterium encodes:
- a CDS encoding 23S rRNA (pseudouridine(1915)-N(3))-methyltransferase RlmH, translating into MFRITILAVGKIKEKYWSDAISEYLKRLKPYAKINVCELKSEPFKRDSDKEKSKKVEAERIMDFLEKFPAEEVIILDERGKEFSSVEFAGYLENKNRHFIFVIGGALGFDSAVLTRVGQKMSLSKMTLPHELARVVLLEQLYRAVMISTGRSYHY; encoded by the coding sequence ATGTTTAGAATCACAATTTTAGCTGTCGGCAAAATTAAAGAAAAATATTGGAGCGATGCGATCTCGGAATATTTAAAGCGTTTGAAACCTTACGCGAAAATTAACGTGTGCGAATTAAAATCCGAGCCGTTTAAACGCGATTCGGACAAAGAGAAATCAAAGAAAGTAGAAGCAGAGAGGATTATGGATTTTTTAGAAAAATTTCCCGCGGAGGAAGTTATTATTCTAGATGAACGCGGGAAAGAATTTTCGTCCGTGGAATTCGCGGGATATTTGGAAAATAAAAACCGGCATTTTATTTTTGTCATCGGCGGAGCACTGGGGTTTGATAGCGCCGTTCTTACTCGCGTCGGCCAAAAAATGTCGCTCTCCAAAATGACTCTGCCGCACGAACTGGCGCGGGTGGTGCTTTTAGAACAACTCTACCGCGCCGTTATGATTTCCACCGGCAGGAGTTATCATTATTAA